A genomic segment from Candidatus Lernaella stagnicola encodes:
- a CDS encoding GDSL-type esterase/lipase family protein: protein MSRRYRLRHRAVLYAIITCVGILLCAEWLAGIAVGDAPATRFFAAQDKNLFRADPELFWTLRPRAVLADEGIRVNGAGFRGPPIEAAEASRARIVCLGDSVTFGFKVRQHESYPARLQAALVDRFAVQVINAGVPGYTSLQGLRRFERDIVPLRPQFVIASFGSNDTLNATRRDSEQRVLSPWMFRLRRLLDRSKLVRWLASTRQEEPQTTRCTPSEFTENLRAMARLAEENGCRIFFFHPLHASREDLRAVGITLPPELAQIDVAGAFVATGPDARSMFQSDDNHPTARGNALMARTIAAFLRESGALDRFAR from the coding sequence ATGTCACGACGATACCGCCTTCGCCATCGTGCAGTCCTCTACGCCATCATCACCTGCGTGGGCATACTGCTTTGTGCCGAATGGCTGGCGGGAATCGCCGTCGGTGACGCGCCCGCGACACGCTTTTTCGCCGCTCAGGATAAAAACTTATTTCGTGCCGATCCCGAGCTGTTTTGGACTTTGCGACCCAGAGCGGTTTTGGCAGACGAGGGCATTCGCGTCAACGGCGCCGGTTTCCGCGGCCCGCCCATCGAAGCGGCGGAGGCGTCCAGAGCGCGGATCGTCTGTCTGGGCGATTCGGTCACTTTCGGATTCAAGGTGCGGCAACACGAAAGCTATCCGGCGCGTTTGCAGGCGGCGCTTGTGGATCGTTTTGCCGTGCAGGTGATCAATGCGGGCGTGCCGGGGTATACGAGCCTGCAAGGGCTGCGACGGTTTGAGCGCGACATCGTGCCGCTGCGGCCGCAGTTCGTGATTGCGTCTTTCGGCAGTAACGACACCCTAAACGCCACGCGGCGAGACAGCGAGCAGCGCGTATTATCGCCCTGGATGTTTCGACTGCGGCGGCTTCTGGACCGGTCCAAGCTAGTGCGTTGGTTGGCGTCGACGCGACAGGAAGAGCCACAAACGACGCGCTGCACGCCTTCCGAATTCACCGAAAACTTGCGGGCCATGGCGCGGCTGGCGGAAGAAAACGGCTGCCGAATATTCTTCTTTCATCCGCTGCACGCCTCGCGCGAGGACTTGCGGGCTGTCGGCATCACGCTGCCGCCGGAGTTGGCGCAGATCGACGTCGCCGGGGCTTTCGTGGCGACGGGACCCGACGCCCGGAGCATGTTTCAAAGCGACGACAACCACCCGACCGCCAGGGGAAACGCGTTGATGGCGCGAACGATTGCAGCCTTCCTGCGTGAGAGCGGAGCGTTGGATCGATTTGCGCGGTGA
- a CDS encoding pseudouridine synthase, translated as MKITEKAPTPLVDFLARAGFGGKREATRLIAAGRVKVNGQVETNAQRRVLPADDHVRVDQKLIKEIWPPTYILMNKPPRTISTTYDPQDRKTVYALLGKYGKVVQSVGRLDYETEGVLLFTNDGTLAHALTSPTSKVQKVYRVKVKGQVNAAELQRLRDGVDIGGFRTAPAQVHVLSRGKANTWLRIKLTEGKYRQVKRMTKAVGHPVIRLVREKFGPLEAGLLKAGQWRHLHNSEVRQLRSIAGL; from the coding sequence ATGAAAATCACGGAGAAAGCCCCCACACCGCTAGTCGATTTCTTAGCGCGCGCCGGTTTCGGCGGCAAACGCGAAGCGACACGTTTGATTGCCGCCGGGCGCGTGAAAGTCAACGGCCAGGTTGAAACCAACGCCCAACGGCGAGTTCTACCGGCCGACGACCACGTACGCGTCGATCAAAAGCTGATTAAGGAAATTTGGCCGCCGACCTACATTCTGATGAATAAGCCGCCGCGCACGATTTCCACGACGTACGATCCGCAGGACCGAAAAACCGTTTACGCGCTGCTGGGCAAGTACGGCAAGGTTGTGCAATCGGTCGGGCGGCTGGACTACGAGACCGAGGGCGTGTTGCTTTTCACCAACGACGGCACGCTGGCGCACGCACTGACCAGCCCGACATCCAAGGTCCAAAAAGTGTATCGGGTCAAGGTGAAGGGCCAAGTCAACGCGGCCGAGCTTCAGCGTCTGCGCGACGGCGTGGACATCGGCGGCTTTCGTACGGCGCCCGCGCAGGTTCACGTATTGTCGCGCGGCAAAGCCAACACGTGGTTGCGGATCAAGCTCACAGAGGGTAAATACCGGCAAGTCAAACGCATGACCAAGGCCGTCGGGCATCCGGTCATTCGTTTAGTACGCGAGAAGTTCGGGCCGCTGGAGGCCGGGCTGTTGAAGGCCGGGCAATGGCGGCATTTGCATAATTCCGAGGTTCGACAATTGCGGAGTATCGCAGGACTATGA
- the scpB gene encoding SMC-Scp complex subunit ScpB — MAIDRERITSIVESLIFVSETPLSFRKIRSILEGVPTKELQSILEELQGHHRSRDRGIILDEVAEGYQFRTPPENQEWVKMLVEYKPIRLSRAALETLAIFAYQQPATKVEVEAIRGVDCSSSVARLLELGLVKILGRKDMPGRPFIYGTTPEFLEIFNLVNLDELPSLREIEDLAPEEIEAYSEKLAAAAGDQVETAEEENDAEVAEPSAGDAENENKDEDAPADPDAQDEPSHNAEDDSSS; from the coding sequence ATGGCCATTGACCGCGAGCGCATCACGTCCATTGTCGAGAGTTTGATTTTCGTATCTGAAACGCCCCTTTCGTTTCGGAAGATTCGCTCGATTTTGGAGGGTGTACCGACGAAGGAATTGCAGTCCATTTTGGAGGAGCTCCAGGGTCACCACCGGTCGCGCGATCGCGGCATCATTCTGGACGAAGTAGCCGAGGGCTACCAATTCCGCACGCCGCCGGAGAACCAAGAATGGGTCAAGATGCTCGTCGAGTACAAGCCCATCCGCCTTTCCCGCGCGGCGCTCGAAACGCTGGCGATCTTCGCCTATCAGCAGCCCGCCACGAAAGTGGAGGTCGAAGCGATTCGCGGCGTCGACTGCTCCAGTTCGGTGGCCCGCTTGTTGGAACTGGGTCTGGTAAAGATTCTAGGCCGCAAGGATATGCCGGGCCGCCCGTTTATTTACGGCACGACCCCGGAATTCCTGGAAATCTTCAACCTGGTCAACCTGGATGAACTGCCCAGCCTGCGCGAAATCGAAGACCTGGCGCCCGAAGAAATCGAGGCGTATTCAGAAAAGCTAGCCGCCGCGGCAGGCGATCAAGTCGAAACAGCCGAAGAAGAAAACGACGCCGAGGTCGCCGAGCCATCCGCCGGCGACGCCGAGAATGAAAACAAGGACGAGGACGCGCCCGCTGATCCCGACGCCCAAGACGAGCCGTCCCACAACGCCGAGGACGATTCATCGTCATGA
- a CDS encoding segregation/condensation protein A, giving the protein MSQDDLQIRLDIFEGPLDLLLHLVRVNEYDIFDIPVADITHQFNEYLDLMQELNLNVAAEYLVMSATLMRVKSRLLLPPTEDEDGEEEDPRAELIQQLLEYQRFKEAAMEISERPMLGRDVFARKFPATDLSEAHGENAYLEVDIYQLLQAMRQVIKNLPSDQVHQIQMSGMSVREKMAELVDLFGKRSTVVFQELFRGAKTRGEVIVTFLALLELVRQSMLKVTQIDPTGPIRIQSLISDGREDDDGH; this is encoded by the coding sequence ATGAGCCAAGACGATCTGCAAATTCGGTTGGATATTTTTGAAGGCCCGTTGGACCTGCTGCTGCACTTGGTGCGGGTGAACGAATACGATATCTTCGACATTCCGGTGGCCGATATCACGCACCAGTTCAACGAATACCTCGATTTGATGCAGGAACTGAATTTGAACGTCGCCGCCGAGTACTTGGTGATGAGCGCCACGCTAATGCGCGTCAAGAGCCGCTTGCTGCTGCCGCCCACCGAAGACGAAGACGGCGAAGAAGAAGATCCGCGGGCCGAACTCATCCAACAACTTCTGGAGTATCAGCGCTTCAAGGAAGCGGCCATGGAAATCTCCGAGCGCCCGATGCTGGGGCGCGATGTCTTTGCCCGCAAATTCCCCGCGACCGACCTAAGCGAAGCACACGGCGAAAACGCGTATCTGGAAGTTGATATCTACCAACTTCTGCAAGCCATGCGGCAGGTGATCAAAAACCTGCCCAGCGACCAGGTGCATCAAATTCAGATGTCGGGCATGAGCGTGCGCGAAAAGATGGCGGAACTGGTCGACCTGTTCGGCAAGCGTTCCACCGTCGTATTTCAAGAATTATTCCGTGGCGCCAAGACGCGCGGCGAAGTCATTGTAACCTTCCTCGCGCTGTTGGAATTAGTGCGCCAATCCATGTTGAAAGTCACGCAAATCGACCCCACGGGGCCGATCCGCATTCAATCGCTGATCAGCGACGGCCGGGAGGACGACGATGGCCATTGA